Proteins encoded together in one Janthinobacterium tructae window:
- a CDS encoding alpha-2-macroglobulin family protein yields the protein MPDLSRVVSSPLSGKLGRLCLSLSLGLAMPAWADSGVALFSPSGTVKAVRQVRAQFATPMVPFGDMGLPAPFAIDCGKAEPALVAGAGRWADERNWNYDFERDLPAGVACSFSLKPGLKDLAGKPLQGTASYRFSTGGPAIVEAVPYDGQPYIDENQIFVLGLDAAPNEASVAANAYCRADGINEKIPVRLFKGKELEQVLTLRKSFLDRYLTVYFKKRGTVWKVGMPVASKGAPPLPVTVLQCKRSFPANAKVSLVWGEGIASASGIATDKAQTLQYKTRPDFTAKFSCERSNPKEQCIPFLPMRVQFSAPVSAAQVRAMTLKGGGKTYAPTISKDEEKAEFLYGATFNGPFPVQASFVLNLPPKLTDDAGRALLNRARFPMTVRTGEQPPLLKFPAPFGIIEAKGDGLLPVTVRNIEPVLSGKEVAQASAAATGATLRVPDNDDKFIIEWMQRLAGNGDGGEYWQPYAQYAGNMSRSVLADASGTRPISLPRPDGKKTFEVIGIPLLKPGFYVVELASPILGKVLLSKPTTAYIRTAALVTNLAAHFKHGAQSSLVWVTTLDKGAPVAKAQVAVRDCGGKLLWQGATGSDGVAQIPGELAASSCKNNGRYFISARSGGDMTFTLSDWVGGIEAWRFNLPTDDTRADNTLLATVFDRTLLRAGETVHMKHFIRKHTAEGMSLVDKNNGPGSATSIVITHQGSDQNYQLPLRWSASGTAENDWVIPADAKQGEYSVTMAGRPSGSFRVEAFRVPTMKAVLQGPKAPAVQVKQLALDAQITYLAGGAATNAPVKLRTVLQDKSVTFADYPDYSFSNGDVKEGLVKQGTGYDDDEGEWQDEGHGGRVGAGAAAARTQSLTLDKAGGARIVIDQLPQLSTPRDLVAEMAFQDANGETASVATRVPLWPSNYVIGIKPDAWALSKDAFKFTVAVLGTNGKPVANAPVAVDFFQRNSYSHRRRLIGGFYAYENSSEVVKLGQACSGKTDNKGLLICDVKAPASGNLILRARTQDAAGNAAVANRETWVAGSGDWWFNASDNDRIDVLPEKKRYEPGQEASLQVRMPFRSGTALITVEREGILDTYVRQLNGREPVVNIPVKANYAPNVYVSVFVVRGRVDGVQPTALVDLGKPAYKMGIAPLNVGWQAHELNVMVVSDKEVYKTRDKAEVSVRVRRADGKPLPAGAEVALAAVDTGLLELMPNDSWKLLDTMMAQRSLQVETATAQMQVIGKRHFGRKAFPAGGGGGKGASRELFDTLLFWKGTVKLDAKGEATVQVPLNDSLTGFRIVAIASAGKELFGTGSTDIRSSQDLILMSGLPTLVREGDQLRAGFTVRNTSAASLNVDLNASAGGKALPRQSLTLAAGEAREVGWDYQVPLGVQNIVWEIGAKAGSHTDKLKITQKVGQATPVRTYQATLLQIDKPVNMSVQMPAGALPGRGGVQTSFVARLGGELPGVREYMAAYPYTCFEQNTSKAIALQDQEAWNKLAASLPAYLDSDGLLKYFPIMEQGSDSLTAYVLSATREAGYAIPEQTKNRMEAALTAFVQGRIVRHSALATTDLAVRKLAALEALSRSNKVPPDALESISISPNLWPTSAVIDWSLLLQRTPSLARRDALLAEAQQILRSRLNFQGTTMGFSTERKDNWWWLMVSGDVNANRLLLAVMDDPAWKDDIGRLVRGSMGRQKKGRWDTTVANAWGTLAISKFSAKFESTPVTGASAVKLGGDTQALVWNGAAKVGPVLQAWPKGMDTLGLAHSGTGKPWATVQSLAAIPLKAPVSSGYTIKKTITPVEQKTTGHWSRGDVYRVRLDLSAQADMSWVVVDDPIPASATVLGNGLGRDSQLLTAGEKSTGWVWPTFEERAFDAFRAYYAFVPKGTWSVEYTVRLNNAGDFSLPATRIEAMYSPEMFGESPNANVKVAQ from the coding sequence GTGCCTGACCTGTCCCGTGTCGTTTCTTCCCCGCTATCTGGCAAACTGGGCCGGCTATGTCTGTCGCTGTCGCTGGGCCTGGCTATGCCGGCCTGGGCCGATAGCGGCGTGGCCCTGTTTTCACCGAGCGGCACGGTCAAGGCCGTGCGCCAGGTGCGGGCCCAGTTCGCCACTCCGATGGTGCCGTTCGGCGACATGGGCTTGCCCGCACCGTTCGCCATCGATTGCGGCAAGGCCGAGCCAGCCTTGGTGGCGGGCGCGGGACGCTGGGCCGACGAGCGTAACTGGAATTATGATTTCGAGCGCGACTTGCCGGCCGGCGTGGCCTGCAGTTTTAGCCTGAAGCCGGGGCTGAAGGATCTGGCAGGCAAGCCTTTGCAGGGGACGGCGTCGTACCGCTTTTCCACGGGCGGCCCGGCCATCGTCGAGGCCGTGCCGTATGACGGCCAGCCGTATATCGATGAAAACCAGATCTTCGTGCTGGGCCTCGATGCCGCGCCGAACGAGGCCAGCGTGGCCGCGAACGCGTATTGCCGCGCCGATGGCATCAATGAAAAGATTCCCGTACGTCTGTTCAAAGGCAAGGAACTGGAGCAGGTATTGACCCTGCGCAAGAGCTTCCTCGACCGCTACCTGACTGTCTACTTCAAGAAGCGGGGCACGGTCTGGAAAGTGGGCATGCCCGTCGCCAGCAAGGGCGCGCCGCCGCTGCCCGTCACCGTGCTGCAATGCAAGCGCAGCTTCCCCGCCAACGCCAAGGTGTCGCTCGTGTGGGGCGAGGGCATCGCCAGCGCCAGCGGCATTGCCACCGACAAGGCGCAAACCCTGCAGTACAAGACGCGCCCCGATTTCACGGCCAAATTCAGCTGCGAGCGCAGCAATCCGAAGGAACAGTGCATCCCCTTCCTGCCCATGCGCGTGCAGTTTTCCGCGCCCGTGAGCGCGGCGCAGGTGCGCGCCATGACCCTGAAGGGCGGCGGCAAGACGTATGCGCCGACGATTTCAAAAGACGAAGAAAAGGCGGAATTCCTGTATGGCGCTACCTTCAATGGCCCCTTCCCCGTGCAAGCCAGTTTCGTGCTGAACCTGCCACCGAAGCTGACGGATGACGCGGGCCGTGCCTTGCTCAACCGCGCGCGCTTTCCCATGACGGTGCGCACGGGTGAACAGCCGCCGCTGCTGAAGTTCCCGGCCCCGTTCGGCATCATCGAAGCGAAGGGCGACGGCTTGCTGCCCGTGACGGTGCGCAATATCGAGCCTGTGCTGTCGGGCAAGGAAGTCGCGCAAGCCTCGGCTGCCGCCACGGGCGCCACCTTGCGCGTGCCCGACAATGACGACAAGTTCATCATCGAGTGGATGCAGCGCCTGGCCGGCAATGGCGACGGCGGCGAATACTGGCAGCCTTACGCCCAGTATGCGGGCAACATGAGCAGATCCGTGCTGGCCGATGCGTCCGGTACGCGTCCCATCAGCCTGCCCCGTCCCGATGGCAAAAAAACCTTTGAAGTGATCGGTATTCCTTTGCTGAAACCGGGCTTTTATGTGGTCGAGCTGGCCAGCCCCATCCTCGGCAAGGTGCTGCTGAGCAAACCGACCACGGCCTACATCCGCACGGCCGCGCTGGTGACGAATCTGGCGGCCCACTTCAAGCATGGCGCGCAATCGTCGCTGGTGTGGGTGACGACCCTGGACAAGGGCGCGCCAGTTGCGAAAGCGCAAGTGGCCGTGCGCGACTGCGGCGGCAAGCTGCTGTGGCAAGGCGCCACAGGCAGCGACGGCGTGGCGCAGATTCCCGGCGAGCTGGCCGCTTCCAGTTGCAAGAACAATGGCCGCTACTTTATCAGTGCGCGCAGCGGCGGCGACATGACGTTCACCCTGTCGGACTGGGTGGGCGGCATCGAAGCCTGGCGTTTCAATTTGCCCACGGACGACACGCGCGCCGACAACACCTTGCTGGCCACGGTATTCGACCGCACCCTGCTGCGCGCAGGCGAAACCGTGCACATGAAGCATTTCATCCGCAAGCACACGGCCGAGGGCATGAGCCTGGTCGACAAGAACAACGGCCCCGGCAGCGCCACCTCCATCGTCATCACGCACCAGGGCAGCGACCAGAACTATCAGCTGCCCCTGCGCTGGTCCGCCAGCGGCACGGCGGAAAACGACTGGGTCATTCCCGCCGACGCCAAGCAGGGCGAATATAGCGTCACCATGGCGGGCCGCCCGTCCGGCAGCTTCCGCGTGGAAGCGTTCCGCGTGCCGACCATGAAAGCCGTGCTGCAGGGCCCGAAAGCACCCGCCGTGCAGGTGAAACAGCTGGCCCTCGATGCGCAAATCACGTATCTGGCCGGCGGCGCCGCCACGAATGCGCCCGTCAAGCTGCGCACGGTGCTGCAAGACAAGAGCGTGACGTTTGCCGACTATCCCGACTATAGCTTCAGCAATGGCGACGTGAAGGAAGGCCTGGTGAAACAGGGCACGGGCTACGACGACGACGAGGGCGAATGGCAGGACGAAGGCCATGGCGGACGTGTCGGCGCCGGCGCAGCTGCCGCGCGCACGCAAAGCTTGACCCTCGACAAGGCTGGCGGCGCGCGCATCGTCATCGACCAGCTGCCGCAGCTGTCCACGCCGCGCGACCTGGTGGCGGAAATGGCGTTCCAGGATGCAAATGGCGAGACAGCCTCGGTGGCCACGCGCGTACCGCTGTGGCCATCGAACTATGTGATCGGCATCAAGCCCGACGCCTGGGCCTTGAGCAAGGATGCCTTCAAGTTCACGGTGGCCGTGCTCGGCACCAATGGCAAGCCCGTGGCGAATGCCCCGGTTGCCGTCGATTTCTTCCAGCGCAACAGCTATTCGCACCGCCGCCGCCTGATCGGCGGCTTCTATGCGTATGAAAACAGCAGCGAAGTCGTCAAGCTGGGTCAGGCGTGTTCGGGCAAGACGGACAACAAGGGCCTGTTGATTTGCGACGTGAAGGCGCCCGCCAGCGGCAATCTGATACTGCGCGCGCGCACGCAGGATGCAGCCGGCAACGCGGCCGTCGCCAACCGCGAAACCTGGGTGGCCGGCAGCGGCGACTGGTGGTTCAACGCCAGCGACAACGACCGTATCGACGTGCTGCCGGAAAAGAAACGCTATGAACCGGGCCAGGAAGCAAGCTTGCAGGTGCGCATGCCGTTCCGTTCGGGCACGGCCTTGATCACGGTCGAGCGCGAAGGCATCCTCGACACCTATGTGCGCCAGCTCAATGGCCGGGAACCGGTGGTCAATATCCCTGTCAAAGCGAATTACGCGCCGAATGTGTACGTGTCCGTGTTTGTCGTGCGGGGGCGTGTCGATGGCGTGCAGCCGACGGCTTTGGTGGACCTGGGCAAGCCGGCCTACAAGATGGGCATCGCACCGCTGAACGTGGGGTGGCAGGCGCATGAGCTGAACGTCATGGTGGTGTCCGACAAGGAAGTGTATAAAACGCGCGACAAGGCGGAGGTATCGGTGCGCGTGCGCCGCGCCGACGGCAAACCGCTGCCAGCGGGCGCCGAAGTGGCGCTGGCGGCCGTCGACACGGGCTTGCTGGAACTGATGCCCAACGATAGCTGGAAATTGCTCGACACCATGATGGCGCAGCGCAGCCTGCAGGTGGAAACGGCGACGGCGCAGATGCAGGTGATCGGCAAGCGCCACTTTGGCCGCAAAGCCTTCCCGGCCGGCGGGGGCGGCGGCAAGGGCGCCAGCCGCGAGCTGTTCGACACCCTGCTGTTCTGGAAGGGCACCGTCAAGCTCGACGCCAAGGGCGAAGCGACGGTGCAAGTACCGCTCAACGATTCCTTGACGGGATTCCGCATCGTTGCGATTGCCAGTGCGGGCAAGGAATTGTTCGGCACGGGCAGCACGGACATCCGCAGCTCGCAAGACTTGATCCTGATGTCGGGCTTGCCGACGCTCGTGCGCGAAGGCGACCAGTTGCGTGCGGGCTTTACCGTGCGCAACACGTCGGCAGCGTCCTTGAACGTGGACCTCAATGCCAGCGCGGGCGGCAAGGCCTTGCCGCGCCAGAGTTTGACGTTGGCGGCGGGCGAAGCGCGCGAAGTGGGCTGGGATTACCAGGTGCCGCTCGGTGTGCAGAATATCGTGTGGGAGATAGGCGCGAAGGCGGGTAGCCATACCGATAAACTCAAAATCACGCAAAAGGTGGGCCAGGCCACGCCCGTGCGCACGTATCAAGCCACCTTGCTGCAGATCGACAAGCCCGTCAATATGTCCGTGCAAATGCCGGCCGGCGCCTTGCCGGGCAGGGGCGGCGTCCAGACCAGCTTTGTCGCCAGGCTGGGCGGCGAGCTGCCCGGCGTGCGCGAGTACATGGCTGCGTATCCATACACTTGTTTCGAGCAAAACACGTCGAAAGCCATCGCCCTGCAAGACCAGGAGGCGTGGAACAAGCTGGCCGCCAGCTTGCCCGCCTATCTGGATAGCGACGGCCTGCTGAAATATTTTCCCATCATGGAGCAGGGCAGCGACAGCCTGACGGCCTACGTGCTGTCGGCCACCAGGGAAGCGGGCTATGCGATTCCCGAACAGACGAAGAACCGCATGGAAGCAGCCTTGACGGCCTTCGTGCAGGGCCGCATCGTGCGCCATTCCGCGCTGGCCACCACCGACCTGGCCGTGCGCAAGCTTGCCGCGCTGGAAGCGCTGTCGCGCTCCAATAAAGTGCCGCCCGATGCGCTGGAGAGCATCAGCATCAGCCCTAACCTGTGGCCGACCTCGGCCGTCATCGACTGGAGCTTGTTGCTGCAACGCACGCCAAGCCTGGCGCGCCGCGATGCGCTGCTGGCCGAGGCGCAGCAGATCCTGCGCAGCCGTTTGAACTTCCAGGGCACGACCATGGGCTTTTCCACCGAGCGCAAGGATAACTGGTGGTGGCTGATGGTGTCCGGCGACGTCAACGCCAACCGCTTGTTGCTGGCCGTGATGGACGACCCGGCGTGGAAGGATGACATCGGCCGCCTGGTGCGCGGCAGCATGGGACGCCAGAAGAAGGGCCGTTGGGATACCACGGTGGCCAACGCCTGGGGCACGCTGGCCATCAGTAAGTTCTCGGCCAAGTTCGAATCCACGCCAGTGACGGGTGCCAGCGCCGTCAAGCTGGGCGGCGATACGCAAGCGCTCGTGTGGAATGGCGCGGCGAAAGTGGGACCCGTGCTGCAAGCGTGGCCGAAGGGCATGGACACCCTGGGCCTGGCGCACAGCGGCACCGGCAAACCGTGGGCCACCGTGCAAAGCCTGGCGGCCATCCCGCTCAAGGCGCCCGTCTCCAGCGGCTACACGATCAAGAAAACCATTACGCCAGTGGAACAGAAAACCACTGGCCACTGGTCGCGCGGCGATGTCTACCGCGTGCGCCTGGATTTGTCGGCGCAGGCGGACATGAGCTGGGTGGTGGTCGACGATCCGATCCCCGCCAGCGCCACGGTGCTGGGCAACGGCCTGGGCCGCGATTCGCAGCTGCTGACGGCCGGTGAAAAATCCACGGGCTGGGTCTGGCCCACGTTCGAGGAGCGGGCCTTCGACGCTTTCCGCGCGTATTACGCGTTTGTGCCAAAAGGCACGTGGAGCGTGGAATACACGGTGCGCCTGAACAATGCCGGGGATTTCAGCCTGCCGGCCACGCGCATCGAAGCCATGTATTCGCCCGAAATGTTTGGCGAGTCGCCGAACGCGAATGTGAAGGTGGCGCAGTGA
- a CDS encoding YihY/virulence factor BrkB family protein: MNFSTRYPRLAGLVPFSKQMRSVIVCSVTEWLEHRASSKGAALAYYTLFSIAPILVLVIAIAGFFYGPAAARGELMGQLQGLLGTQGAEAIQLVLAGAKNHDQGRIATLIASALLLFGATSVFAELKASLDEIWQVPPLKEAGAWDMLRTRLLSFGLVLVLAFLLMVSLVVNAAMAILANFWEGVWKDTAVLFTILSNLIGFAVIASLFAVIYKMLPRVRLSWRDVLIGAIGTAFMFSLGKYAIGVYIGNSGVASSYGAAGSLVALLLWVYYSAQIFFLGAEFTRQFALQLGSMKDMPKTDDGDVQVKILKRHQS, encoded by the coding sequence ATGAATTTTTCTACCCGTTATCCCCGACTGGCCGGCCTGGTGCCGTTCAGCAAGCAAATGCGCAGTGTCATCGTCTGCTCCGTCACCGAATGGCTGGAACACCGCGCCTCGAGCAAGGGCGCTGCCCTCGCCTACTACACCCTGTTTTCCATCGCCCCCATCCTCGTGCTGGTGATTGCCATCGCCGGCTTTTTCTATGGTCCGGCCGCCGCGCGCGGTGAACTGATGGGGCAACTACAAGGCTTGCTGGGCACGCAAGGCGCCGAAGCCATCCAGCTGGTGCTGGCCGGCGCGAAGAACCATGATCAGGGCCGCATCGCCACCCTTATCGCCAGCGCCCTTCTGCTGTTTGGCGCCACCAGCGTGTTTGCCGAACTGAAAGCCAGTCTCGATGAAATCTGGCAAGTACCACCGCTGAAGGAAGCGGGCGCCTGGGACATGCTGCGCACGCGTTTGCTGTCCTTCGGCCTGGTGCTGGTACTGGCCTTCCTGCTGATGGTGTCGCTGGTAGTCAACGCCGCCATGGCCATTCTGGCCAACTTCTGGGAAGGCGTGTGGAAAGACACGGCCGTGCTGTTTACCATTTTGTCGAACCTGATCGGCTTTGCCGTCATCGCCAGCCTGTTTGCCGTCATCTATAAAATGCTGCCGCGCGTGCGCCTGTCCTGGCGCGACGTGCTGATCGGCGCCATCGGCACGGCCTTCATGTTTTCACTGGGAAAATATGCGATTGGCGTGTATATCGGCAATAGCGGCGTGGCCAGCAGCTATGGCGCGGCCGGTTCGCTGGTGGCCCTGCTGCTGTGGGTGTATTACTCGGCGCAAATCTTCTTCCTGGGCGCCGAATTCACGCGCCAGTTCGCCCTGCAACTGGGCAGCATGAAGGATATGCCGAAGACGGACGATGGCGATGTGCAAGTCAAGATATTGAAACGCCACCAGTCCTGA
- a CDS encoding OmpA family protein — MNNLKKIAVAAAVLCSALGAQAQEINPSWYIQPSINALKPDSDFSTDKTGYGAGLRFGKPVSPDWDIQLGTTYARSKDGGQRYQQNTLGVDGLYMFSRKAFRPFLLVGAGMQRDKDTSFAFGERTKSSPYASVGLGFQSSITDQLSLQADVRNVHGFLRGNTFDPSSKSNNYYVTVGLNFAFDKPPAPPPPPPPPPPVREEVVVVVPPPPPPPPPRFEKVTMAATELFAFDSAKLGPTQTKLDEIARVLNAAPDVNNVVISGYADRIGSPKYNLKLSQQRADAVKEYLVAHGVAANRLTAEGKGSTNPVVTCDNKKRADLIKCLEPNRRVEVEQITIERRVQ; from the coding sequence GTGAATAATCTAAAAAAAATCGCCGTTGCCGCCGCAGTACTGTGCTCCGCCCTCGGCGCGCAGGCCCAGGAAATCAATCCCTCCTGGTACATTCAACCTAGCATCAACGCACTCAAGCCAGATTCCGATTTTTCCACGGATAAAACCGGCTATGGCGCAGGCTTGCGTTTCGGTAAGCCTGTTTCCCCGGACTGGGATATCCAGCTGGGCACCACGTACGCCCGCTCCAAGGATGGCGGTCAGCGCTACCAGCAAAATACGCTGGGTGTAGACGGCCTGTACATGTTCTCGCGTAAAGCCTTCCGTCCCTTCCTGCTGGTCGGTGCCGGCATGCAGCGCGACAAGGACACCAGCTTCGCCTTCGGTGAACGCACGAAGAGTTCGCCATACGCCAGCGTGGGCCTGGGCTTCCAGTCCAGCATCACCGATCAATTGTCCCTCCAGGCTGACGTACGCAATGTGCACGGTTTCCTGCGCGGCAATACCTTCGACCCAAGCAGCAAGTCGAACAACTACTACGTCACTGTGGGCCTGAACTTCGCGTTCGACAAACCACCTGCACCGCCGCCACCACCGCCACCACCGCCGCCAGTGCGTGAAGAAGTCGTCGTGGTCGTGCCGCCACCTCCGCCACCACCGCCACCACGCTTTGAAAAAGTGACGATGGCGGCAACGGAACTGTTCGCGTTCGACAGCGCCAAGCTGGGCCCGACACAGACCAAGCTCGACGAAATCGCCCGCGTGCTGAACGCTGCACCGGACGTCAACAACGTCGTCATCAGCGGTTATGCCGACCGCATCGGTTCGCCCAAGTACAACCTGAAACTGTCGCAGCAGCGCGCTGATGCAGTCAAGGAATACCTGGTCGCCCACGGTGTCGCCGCCAACCGCCTGACAGCCGAAGGCAAGGGTTCCACCAATCCTGTCGTCACCTGCGATAACAAGAAGCGTGCCGACCTGATCAAGTGCCTGGAACCAAACCGCCGCGTTGAAGTGGAACAAATCACCATCGAACGCCGCGTGCAGTAA
- the pbpC gene encoding penicillin-binding protein 1C, which produces MGCLLAGPAVAEAILTPAQVQAAYRSSEAQLLDRSGAPLQSLRVDMKVRRLPWVPLADISPAVQQAVLLAEDQRFLRHGGVDVSALATAAWDNLFSKKPRGASTITMQLAGQLDADLQASSGGRSLRQKWDQMRAAQAIEDSWSKAQIFEAYLNLVSFRGELQGIASASYSLFGKAPSGLNQTDGIILASLVRAPNAPPATVTRRACALAKEWRMDSSCQLIGQRVQTALQRTALYADLAPAPQVAQQLLKQSGASVRSTLDGPLQRFAQENLRQQLASLRERNVNDGAIIVLDNRSGEVLAYVGNAGGNHVDGVTALRQAGSTLKPFLYELAIERRLMTAASVMDDSPLDVATASGMYAPQNYDRNFKGYVSARTSLASSLNIPAVRTVLLTGQDGFYNRLKDVGLSSLTEPAEYYGPSLALGSSEVTLLELANAYRALANGGLYSTASLQPGQAGKERRRVMEAGAAFIVGDILADRAARSMTFGLRNELGTNFWSAVKTGTSKDMRDNWCMGYSARYTVGVWVGNFDGKPMWDVSGVTGAAPVWRDVMDYLHKNVPSHAPKAPPGVLQQMVAYQPALEAPRREWFIAGTESPVIAVLGDTVKPPAIVYPAEDSILAIDPDIPPALQRVFFQAQGSHALRWVLDGKDMGAALDSISWRPVPGKHALALVDVAGKTVAQVAFQVRGNALASLN; this is translated from the coding sequence ATGGGCTGCCTGCTGGCCGGCCCGGCCGTCGCCGAAGCGATATTGACGCCGGCCCAGGTGCAAGCGGCCTACCGCAGTTCGGAAGCGCAGTTGCTGGACCGCAGCGGCGCGCCGCTGCAATCGTTACGCGTGGACATGAAGGTGCGGCGCTTGCCGTGGGTGCCGCTGGCGGACATATCACCGGCCGTGCAGCAGGCCGTGCTGCTGGCGGAAGACCAGCGCTTCTTGCGCCATGGCGGCGTGGATGTGTCCGCGCTGGCCACGGCCGCCTGGGACAATCTGTTTTCGAAAAAGCCCCGGGGTGCCTCGACCATTACCATGCAGCTGGCGGGCCAGCTCGATGCGGACTTGCAGGCATCCTCGGGCGGACGCAGCCTGCGCCAGAAATGGGACCAGATGCGCGCCGCGCAAGCCATCGAGGATAGCTGGAGCAAGGCGCAGATTTTTGAAGCGTATTTGAACCTGGTGTCGTTCCGCGGCGAGCTGCAAGGCATCGCGTCCGCCTCGTACAGCCTGTTCGGCAAGGCGCCGTCGGGCCTGAACCAGACGGACGGCATCATCCTGGCCAGCCTGGTGCGGGCACCGAATGCGCCGCCTGCCACCGTCACGCGCCGCGCCTGCGCGCTGGCCAAAGAGTGGCGCATGGACAGCAGTTGCCAGCTGATCGGCCAGCGCGTGCAGACGGCCTTGCAGCGCACGGCCCTGTACGCCGACCTCGCGCCGGCGCCGCAAGTGGCGCAGCAGCTGCTCAAGCAATCGGGCGCCTCCGTGCGTAGCACCCTCGACGGTCCCCTGCAGCGTTTCGCGCAGGAAAATCTGCGCCAGCAACTGGCGTCCTTGCGCGAGCGCAATGTCAACGATGGCGCCATCATCGTGCTCGACAACCGCAGCGGAGAAGTCCTTGCCTATGTCGGCAACGCGGGCGGCAACCACGTCGATGGTGTGACGGCCCTGCGCCAGGCCGGTTCCACCTTAAAACCTTTCCTGTATGAACTGGCCATCGAGCGCCGGCTGATGACGGCCGCCTCCGTCATGGACGACTCGCCGCTCGACGTTGCCACGGCGTCGGGCATGTATGCGCCGCAAAACTACGACCGCAATTTCAAGGGTTACGTCAGCGCCCGCACCAGCCTGGCCAGCTCGCTCAACATTCCCGCCGTGCGCACGGTGCTGCTGACGGGGCAGGACGGCTTTTACAACCGTCTGAAGGACGTGGGCCTGTCCAGCCTGACGGAACCGGCCGAATATTACGGCCCTTCGCTGGCCCTCGGCTCATCGGAAGTGACCTTGCTGGAACTGGCCAACGCCTACCGCGCGCTGGCCAATGGCGGCCTGTACAGCACGGCGAGCCTGCAGCCGGGGCAGGCGGGCAAGGAAAGGCGCCGCGTGATGGAAGCGGGCGCCGCCTTCATCGTGGGCGACATCCTGGCCGACCGCGCCGCGCGCAGCATGACCTTTGGCTTGCGCAACGAACTGGGGACGAATTTCTGGAGCGCCGTCAAGACGGGCACCAGCAAGGACATGCGCGACAACTGGTGCATGGGCTACTCGGCGCGCTACACGGTGGGCGTGTGGGTGGGCAATTTCGATGGCAAGCCGATGTGGGACGTGTCGGGTGTGACGGGCGCCGCGCCCGTGTGGCGCGACGTGATGGATTATCTGCACAAGAACGTGCCCAGCCATGCGCCGAAGGCACCGCCCGGCGTGCTGCAGCAGATGGTGGCGTACCAGCCCGCGTTGGAAGCGCCGCGCCGCGAATGGTTTATCGCTGGTACGGAAAGCCCCGTCATCGCCGTATTGGGCGACACCGTGAAGCCACCCGCCATCGTGTATCCGGCCGAGGACAGCATCCTCGCCATCGATCCCGACATCCCGCCCGCCCTGCAGCGCGTGTTCTTCCAGGCGCAAGGCAGCCATGCCTTGCGCTGGGTGCTCGACGGCAAGGATATGGGCGCGGCTCTTGATAGCATCAGCTGGCGTCCCGTGCCGGGCAAGCACGCGCTGGCTCTCGTCGACGTCGCTGGCAAGACGGTGGCGCAGGTGGCGTTTCAAGTGCGGGGAAATGCGCTGGCGTCGCTGAACTAG